A single window of Chloroflexota bacterium DNA harbors:
- a CDS encoding sugar ABC transporter substrate-binding protein codes for MVGLITKTDGNPFFVAMEEGARQRAYELDVELRAYTGEHDGDWESQARAMAELVEDGADGILLTPSDPMALRDAVREARQAGTLVIALDTPFEQWDAVDGTFATDNFRAGELIGRWARARLEADGGEANIATLDGYPTPVSVDVLRNQGFLKGYGIDVKDAGKIGDEDDARIMGRGVTMGTEEGGRRAMEELIGQRPSINLVYAINEPAATGAYAALADLGLDEDVLIVTIDGGCAGVRRVAAGEFGATVMQYPLEMARLGVEAVAEHARTGEKPENTPGLDFHDTGAALVAGEPVAGVPSIGVAEGLRECWG; via the coding sequence ATGGTGGGGCTGATCACCAAGACCGATGGGAACCCGTTCTTCGTCGCCATGGAAGAGGGAGCGCGGCAGCGGGCATATGAGCTGGACGTGGAGCTGCGCGCCTACACGGGGGAACATGACGGCGACTGGGAGAGCCAGGCGCGGGCGATGGCGGAGTTGGTGGAGGACGGCGCCGACGGCATCCTGCTCACGCCCTCGGACCCCATGGCCCTCCGCGATGCCGTGCGGGAAGCGCGGCAGGCCGGGACGCTGGTGATTGCGCTGGACACGCCCTTCGAGCAATGGGACGCGGTGGACGGGACCTTCGCCACGGACAACTTCCGGGCCGGGGAGTTGATTGGCCGGTGGGCGAGGGCCAGGCTGGAGGCGGATGGCGGGGAAGCGAACATTGCAACGCTGGACGGCTACCCTACGCCGGTGTCGGTGGACGTGCTGCGCAACCAGGGCTTTCTGAAGGGCTACGGCATCGACGTAAAGGACGCTGGGAAGATCGGCGATGAGGACGACGCCCGCATCATGGGCCGCGGAGTGACCATGGGCACGGAGGAGGGAGGGCGCAGGGCGATGGAGGAACTCATCGGCCAGCGCCCGTCCATCAACCTGGTGTACGCCATCAACGAGCCGGCGGCGACGGGGGCATACGCGGCGCTAGCAGACTTGGGGTTGGACGAGGACGTGCTGATCGTAACCATTGACGGCGGCTGCGCCGGAGTGAGGCGGGTGGCGGCGGGCGAGTTCGGGGCCACGGTGATGCAGTACCCGCTGGAGATGGCGCGGCTGGGAGTGGAGGCAGTGGCGGAGCACGCCAGGACGGGCGAGAAGCCGGAGAACACGCCGGGGCTGGACTTTCACGACACCGGCGCGGCGCTGGTGGCCGGAGAGCCGGTTGCCGGCGTCCCGTCCATCGGCGTGGCGGAGGGTCTGCGGGAGTGCTGGGGGTAG